The nucleotide sequence GGGGGTCCCTGAAACCATGACTAGAAAACGGATTTAAGTGCTTGTTTGTAATAAATTGGATATTACAATTACTTGCATAAGCAGAGAAAAAGTCTTTAAAATTTGAAAGATTTATGGATTACTTACAATGTGACTGATTCATTGCTCTTTTTTTAAATCACATTATTTTCTTTtacattatatatatatatatataatgatATTAAATTGTACAAACCTATTTAAAAGatcatttaaattaataatttataaaaatgatttGATAGTTATTATAAGGTACTTATTATCATACCTAGGAGTCCAGGATTCGACTTCTTCAAAAACCCATACTTATTTATGTAACTGCCAATAATCTCCTGAAGGCTCTAAACGATCCTCCTCCTTTCCTCTCAACGATCCAAAGATCAGTAAGCCACAACAAGACAATTACAATTTTACCGagtttgatttttatttgctgGCCCAAACCGAATCAGTTTGTCGCAGACAATTGGTATACCAATTCCGTGTACCACGTTCCCACGTCTTGGCCAGCATTTTACGGTTTAATTGCAGTTACAAAGCGTAGCCAGGACGAAGGACCCCCACTCCTGGATGGCTAGACAATTGAAGGGAATAAAACACACAAAGGGAGCCAAGGAAAGCAGCCGAGGAAACTCATTCTTTGCACAACAGCGATTTCGAATTCGGTTTCCTTTCCCACGCACGCACAGCCGAGCAATAAGATTTCCAGATCTCCACGGTTCGGGGTTCGCAGGTAGCAGGTCCTCCAGCAAGGACCTTCTTCTGATTCTCATCTCGGCTATAAAAGCCGGTGCAGTCGAGGAATCCAGCATCATTCGAGCAGCATCCTGCAAGCAGTACAGATCAGCTCTCTCATTTTCACAAAACTACATCCATAAAATATCACACAAAATGGCACCACAGACCAACAACAACTCCACCGCCTTCGTCTCGAAGACCCAGCACTACTTGAAGGTGAAGAAGCCTCTGCTGGAGAGGCAGCGACGGGCCCGCATGAACAAGTGCCTGGATACGCTGAAGACCCTGGTGGCCGAGTTCCAGGGCGACGATGCCATCCTGCGGATGGACAAGGCCGAGATGCTGGAGGCGGCACTTGTCTTCATGCGCAAACAGGTCGTCAAGCAGCAGGCGCCGGTCTCCCCACTGCCCATGGATAGTTTCAAGAACGGCTACATGAACGCCGTCAGCGAGATCTCCCGCGTGATGGCCTGCACCCCGGCCATGAGCGTGGATGTGGGCAAGACGGTGATGACACACCTGGGAGTGGAGTTCCAGCGCATGCTGCAGGCCGACCAGGTCCAGACTTCAGTCCAATCAGTGGCCCCACGCCCACTCAGCCCCGCCTCCTCGGGCTATCACAGCGATAACGAGGACTCCGAGTCCGCCGCCAGCCCCAAGCCAGTCCAAGAAACCATGTGGCGCCCTTGGTAGATCATCATCAACCTGATAAGCAACGACATCGAATCCTGTCTTCCATCTGCTAAATCATCATTAGCAAATCACCATCGACATCGAATCCTGTCTTCCATTAGCAACTCCTGCTAAAACGAATCACGTCTTCCAATTGAATCGTTAACACTGTGATAACAGCTTTACCTAGATCATAAGACCAACTCAAGCTTTACTAGTTCATTAAGATTTAGACTTTAAGAAAACAACACAACAgctttaatagttttaaaataaaaatcataaaaaactaaatactTTGGTCTACttattttccatttcaaaaaaatatctaGAAGTTAAATCGTTTTGGATTTATTTtcataaagaaatatttttaatcttCTATGATACATTTTGATGGGGTCCCTATAGGAAAACAATAAATCATATAAATCGAATGGTACAAATGGTACGTCCAGAACTACAATGCATATTATATTACTCCATATCATATCATTAATTCTTATCAAAATAGCACATAGATTGTACATGATCAAAACCAATTTTGTATTTGaagtaaattttaaaatgtcaGTTGAGATGTGTTTTCTTGATTTATAGAATTAGTTTTACAGTACAGTCGAACTGAAATACCTTTGACCTATCCACAGGGATATTATGTGTGCCTTTAAGGCGACAGTGCGTAAGCAATGTTAGTACTGTTATGCATATATCTTTTACCCCTTATTGAATAGATCAATTCATTAGaattattccacagtttatgTGTTAAAGGCACACATTAGACTAACCCTCCCCCACCTGATGAGTGATCTAAACAAGTTCTGTGCGTGACACCCCAGCTGCGACCTCCTCGGCGGAGTGTTAGGGTCCCCCGGGTCCAAGTAGGAGGTTCTCGAGCTGTAAGCCCAGACAAACCCCTGGCCAAGCGACGCCCCCGAGGGGCAGGGACACAAAAGAGATACTGAGACCTGTCTACGCCTCGATCAACAGCTTAACACTGTGGTGTTGCACGTGTTGCTGGGTGTTATCGAATCTGCATACTGGATGTCCCTCGAACCCCTGGACAGGGCTCACATATCGttatggtttttatttttttccagtTAGGGGAGGTTCCGGGACCATCGAGTTAAACCGTCAATTACGACCCCTTTTGTGAACTGCACGTGCGTGCAGAGTGATGGGCGGGGATCGAACGGGAACGGGACTCTTGAGGCTCCGATGATATCCTAAACCAACAATGACAATGGCCACAACTTTCCGGGAACTCGCCTCCCGCATATATAGTATGGATATGCGACACACCATCGCACATACTAATTTGTAAactaaaaaatgtaaaccAAATATAAAAGACATGTCGCGCTGTCTCGTGTCAAGTGCAATGTCTCTGTGAAATCCGATGATCCAAAGGACCCCACATGTGTTGTGCATCACCACACTGATTGCTGTCTGTGTTATTTTATCATTACAAAACCAAAGAACCCGCCACGTAGGTCCGCCATATCATATTTACATTTAAGTTGTTGTAGTACCCTCTAGTTGGGGTCTTGAGATTATACCATTTAGTAGTAGATGTTAGATCCTATCCATATTTTGTTTCTTGTTAATTACTCAAAATTATAGGTAATATATTTTGATACCAACTAATGGAATCCTTACTCTAAACATATCACAAAAACTTGATCTATTAACATGTGAAATTAAGATTATaggtaatattttttgaattctaCAAAAATCGTCTGATATGTTCCAATACGATTGAAAAATGGTacttgtttttataatttgtttaaaggTCATCTAAAATTCTAGAAGATTTGGTTTCCTAATATACTCTATTTACAGATTCCTTGTTATTGTTATGCTAACTGTTGTGCACATGGAACTGACTAGGGATATATATCATCCCATCCTTATAGCTCAAGTGCAGATCGTCTTACGTTCAACGGAATTTTTCGCACGCCTCGTTTGATGTTCACGCTGCTGACCACGGAAAATGTAAACGGAAATACCGTAACAGATTCGGGCAGTTAGCACATCCTCTGGTCCTCGGGTCCGCCGGTGGGTGTGGAAGGTCCTGACCGGTCCGTCCCGTCCGGTGTAACAGGACCTGCGGAGGGAGGGAAGACCTCAATGATCGGTGGGCTTTTCCCGCTGACAATCGAACATCGCACATGTGTGAAATGTTCACGTTTGCAAGTTGCTCACGTTGCCGCATTATGGTATGGTATATATGGGTTTTTAGGCGGATAGTCAGATGGATAGGTGTATGGATCAAGGGACGTGACGGGGCCGCAGTTTGGACCGTAACACCCTGCTGCGAGCGAAACGAGGTCGTCACGTGTACAAACACGATCGTTCCCACCCCCCGTTTGAATTTGAACACTTGGCCCGGAGACAATGGACTGCCAGGGTCAggttgattttattttatattattttttcactTCTCTCCTCTACTCTTTTGTGTGCGTCGGGCTAATCTACAGTTTTGGAACCTTAAATGATCGGGCTGCGATAAGAAATCAGTGCACGTGTTCGACCAAAGATTTCCCTGGAAGATAGAAGAGTGAAGGAGAAATGGAAGGCACCACAGTAGTCCCCTAAGACCCAGAAAAAAACCACTGCAGGGGCAGCCAAGATTTTAAAGACCCCCAGCGGGGCTTTGGTTTCCCAGCCAAATGGTTaactatttttatttgttttggccCTGCACACGTGGGCACACAATAAGATACGGAAAAAACAACGAACGTAAAAAGGAAAACTGGGGGCAATGAgtcaaccaaaaaaaagtaaaaataaaggACCAAAAACACAATTAGAACGACACAATCCGTGCATAATAAGGCCGAATAATGCGGTAGCATGAGTCAACCAAAAAAGATACGTGGAACTGGATGAATCCCGAGTCCAAGGCTATAAAGGTCAGTTTCCTAGAAGTAATTCAATAATTTGGGACTGTTGATCCAGCAAAGGATATTGAAAAGATTGAAGGCAGCTCTTGTTGAGATAAAACACAGGGGATTTTATAGAAATATGCTACCTCTCTATCAAAGATACATCGTAGCCTAATAATGGGAGGGACCTTATAGGAATGGTCTTAATCCCAAAATTTGGTGCAGTTTTCTTGTGGTGTTGTCAACATATTGTGTTTTTAAATGACTATATTGGGAATAGgttagaaaaaaatgtaattaagtCTTGAAAACTTACATTTGTAGCAAAAACTGGATATTTGAAATGagttttatttcatttaaaatctTCGAGAAATAGAGTTTTAACAACATTTGTTTGGAATTTTTTCTTAGCATGTTTAAGTATGTTCATGAAATTATTtgaatataaatgtttttaaggCTCGAAAACTCAAGATCCTATCTTTTATTCATATTATATATATCTTCGGAGGAAGCTTAAACTTCAATATCAATATTCAATATCAAATTAGTCCTTTAATTGAGAACGGTGTAATATTGTATAATCATGTTAGTATGGCCATAGTTATTATATGGAATTTTATTGTTCTATAAGTGATCCAAATGGTATCCCCAAATAAAAGCAATTATCCCATCCTTTCATTTCAACTCATCGATCTGTTACCACACCCACTCATCCAACAAAGGCAACCATATAATCATCATCACCTCACCTCCAGTTCAATAGATCCCAGATCCAGGACCTGTTAACGCCAGCCTACAACTTCTCACCGAGGAGTCCTGCTTAATTTGTCCCAACTCACACCGGGTTCCAAATATTTATGGTTAAGTCAAGGGACAATCCATTAAGTACGCCAGAGAGATATCCAAAGGGAGCTGGGGCACACAAAAAGCAGAAAGAAATCCTGGGAAACCTTGGCTTCAGCGCCTCACGCGCCATCAAAGATccacaagaaaaaaaaaccgagAAGGAACCGCACAAAAAAGGGACAGGCGTCCGCTGTGCGTGTGCTCCTCCAGCGATGTCCTCGTGATCCTCCTTCTCTTACGTTTTTTACCCAAGCCAACCATACCCCTCATAATAAGAATCGGTCCCCTGCTAATTGTGTGCCATCAGCAACAGAAATTAAAAGCAACTCCTTCGACGTCGACGATCCTTGTCCTCCATCCCCGTCCCCATCCCCATCTCAATCtctctttttatttttgggcaaCGCCTCGCCTCCACATACAATTTGATAAATTTCAAATTACAGCGCATTTAGGATCTCAGGATCCCTCATCTGGTGTATGGAACCTACCCCATCCCCCGAATATTCTACGGATTGTTTGCCTATTGAGCTATGCGGAGATCTTCTGGTTTTCGGGCATTAATTGTCCGCCTCCGTTCGAGCgttgaaaattgaaaatattctCCCACGTTCTCGAGCTGCACACGTGTTCGAGAAATGGAAAAGGGATTTCCCCCGCCCCCTTGGATCCCTCATCCAGTTCGCCCCATcccgctcgcactgccgtaaGATAATAAGATAAGTGCACATAAAAACCAAAAGTGATCGGCAGTAAAAGGGAAAAAACTAAACGAATCTCCTTTTTGAAAAAAGGATCCTTTGCGAGACTGTGGGAACTGGTAGAAAGTCTCGTTTCTCACGATCCTGCAGCAGGATAAAATTCCCCATGCAGCCAACAGGTGCGAGTGAAACGGCACCACATGCCGTCACACTCCAACGCATGCAGGTTAATGCCGATGCAGTCCCTTTTCGAAAAACACACCTGCcgtttttgttgttgcctcGCCTGGGTATTCGGAATATACTGTCTGTGTATAGGATTTTTCGGGACACGTATCCTTGTAGTTTCCCACACTCGGTGTTTTGTGACCTGCTCGGGGTTTGGGTTTCTCCAGCGGTCCTGTCGGGTATAAAAGGGCCCTGGCTCCGAGGATCAGACATCATTCGAGCTCAACGCTTCGTACAGTAAACATCTTCCTACAACATCATGTGCCAGAACAAGAGCAACACCAACACCATGACCATCAAGTCGAACAAGAAGCTGTCCTACAGCGTGAAGAAACTGCTTCAGAAGATCTtcaagcagcagcagcagcgcgTCGAGGAGGAGGATCAGAACCTCAAGAACACCCTGAAGGCCAACTCCTTGGAGTCCCTTGAATCCATGGAGAACAGCCGCAATGCCGATCTGGAGTCCGCTTCTATCTGCGCCTCTCTGGAGTCCTGCGAGAACGAGGCCAACGAGCGTCTCTCCCAGTCCTGCGACATGGAGGACTACGATCTCGAGCAACTGCCCACCGTGCCCGTCCACTTCGTCCGCACCGCCCACGGCACCTTCTTCTGGACCGCCGTCTCCGATCTGCCAGCCGACAACGACCTCATCGAGCCCCTCTACTGCTCCACCGCCAACGAGATCGCCATCCCCCAGGATCGCTGGGTTCAGGCCTAAGAAAATCAGAACCAGCCTTCTACATCCTGCAACCAAGTCTTCCATTGGATCTCAAGCTTTAATCAACGTCTTCCGTTAATTTTTGACACCATTCCACAAAAATTAACACGCAAGCCGATCAACTCAGCTTTACAAAAATTGTGATACATTTTACTTAACatttacaaaaaaacaaatcaaaatatatatacaatttaaaaGAAACTTTCGTTGTTTTCAATTcaatcatttttaaaacattttatgggGGTAAGGGGTCTTCCTCAAATTGGTTATCTTCACCATAACATTGTGTTACATTTTTTCAAGGGGAAAACTATTGAATAGGAATCGAAATTCTTTTTCTCCCTCTTTTGTTCCAACGATTTTCCGTTTACAAATCAACACAGAGCATAAATAGGGAGCGAAATCCTTTGTTAATTGGCATGACTCATTTGAAAAACGAGCGAACCCTAATCCGATTCGATCCTGAACCTTTTTTGGTCTTATTGTTGATCAATTTACCTGCCAGCAGGTAGTGAGGATAGGATAGTCGGGGGTTGGTTGTTTGGCCTGTTGATTTTAGCTGCAGTTCCAACCAGTTTTCAGTTCGGGCAGGTAGAGGATCTGTTGATTGCCGATCAGATCGGTGGAAGAAACAGGGTCCAATTAGAAGATCTGCTTATTATGTGAATGAATCAGAGTCAGGTTGGAAATGTGTTGCATACATTTGGGGCGATGCATCTTTACGGCAATTAAAGGTAATTTATTGGGGCAGTAATCAAAATGGGTGGTTGTGGGTCCATAAAAAAACGGCTTCGCTTGGATTTGCGTATTGAAGATGTATAAATAATAAACTATTGGTTTTTGcaaataactttaaaacttactttaaagctagtaatAGTTTCTATTAAAATGGTAATTTGGAACAAAATACTAAGCggcacaaaaaataaaacaacaagTTTCCCGTGATGAATTAAGTATTActataaattttattaataataactCACTATCTAAAAATGTACTGTTACTAAAAATTATTCAGCAGTTTCTAATGCTCACATTTTGAGTAATTTATTAAGCTAAAAACCGCAATCTATTTTGATTGTGCCGCTTGGGTATACTTATTATTAAAGGACTTTACAACGTAAGAACGCAAAGTTCACATTCCTTAAAAAATCTAGTATATAATGAGAATCCCCATCCCCAACCAACAAACAAAATAATGTTATACTTTTGaaattttattgatttattttatttgggtagtctgtttttgatttttcatTCTCAACTAACCATAAattaacatttataaattatttaaagcttAATATAAGGTATCTTAACAATGAAGAGAGCGCAACGAACTAATAAACTTAGGAAGCGTTTGCAGTAGGAAAATAGCGCACTCGATAGatgtatatttatattcaCTGATTGATTATCGTACTTTAGTTATATCACAGTTtgaaattaaacaaacaatTTACAAATTACCATTATCGGAACTAAGCCTAAAAGTATTTCAAAACCATTTAGGAATCGATTAGCCAAAAATCGACCTCAATTAACTTGGGTTGTTATGATTTACTTTGGAAGACAACGGATCTTGTTGCATTTTTGGGTTTGCGATTATTATGTTTTTAGGATAAGATATAGATTTGGGTAGGCGTAGACCCAATTACCAGGGCCTCCAGACGGGCTCCGAGGCGCCGGACTCCTGCGAGCTGACCGACGCCGTCTCGGATAACGCGTTCCCGTCGACGGATGTCACATCGATCAGTTCGTCCTTGCTGGTGAGGAAGGAGCTGTAGCTAATGGCGGCAGCGGCGGCCGCCGGTCCATATCCTCCCAGGAGTGGGAAGGCCAAGTGTCCTGACGACTGCGGtacttgttgctgttgctgctgctgctggagcAACTGCGTCTGCAGCTCAATTAGTCGCGTCGATAGGAACTTCATTATCTTGCGGCCAATCTCATCGGTCTGCTGGGTCTGCAGCAGGACCTGTGTAATCTGATCGGCTGCATGGACATAGCCCGAGCGAAAGGACTCCACGTGGGCGGTGCTGGTCGAGGTGGGTGGGCTGCCAACACTGGGAACCACCCCCTGCAGGGAAAGACCACCGCGCTGCTTGAGCTTCCTCATGTGGTCCACCGTCAGCTCCAGGATGTCCGCCTTCTCCAGTCGGGTCACATGCTCGCCCTCCTGCTGCAGGCACTCCACCATCAGGTCCTTGAGATCGTCCAAACACTTGTTGATCCTGGCCCGTCTTTTGCGCTCCAACAGCGGCTTCATCACCTTGCGGTACTGATACGTCTTGGACATCTCCATGACCATGATTGGGTGTTCTTTATGCGTGTTTTAAGGATTGTTCTTTCTAGTTTCTCAACTGCACATTATCACTTCGGATTTTGGATGGTTCTTTGATTTTACGAATTACGAGAGTGCGCGTGCGTTGCGCGTTCCACCGATTGCGGTGCGTTCGACTGGCGGCACTTTTACGAAATGAGTGGCAAACTAGTTCCCAGCCCTACTTTTATATGACAGGCCCGGCTCTCCCGGAGATCGGGGATAGCGCT is from Drosophila suzukii chromosome 3, CBGP_Dsuzu_IsoJpt1.0, whole genome shotgun sequence and encodes:
- the E(spl)m5-HLH gene encoding enhancer of split m5 protein → MARQLKGIKHTKGAKESSRGNSFFAQQRFRIRFPFPRTHSRAIRFPDLHGSGFAGSRSSSKDLLLILISAIKAGAVEESSIIRAASCKQYRSALSFSQNYIHKISHKMAPQTNNNSTAFVSKTQHYLKVKKPLLERQRRARMNKCLDTLKTLVAEFQGDDAILRMDKAEMLEAALVFMRKQVVKQQAPVSPLPMDSFKNGYMNAVSEISRVMACTPAMSVDVGKTVMTHLGVEFQRMLQADQVQTSVQSVAPRPLSPASSGYHSDNEDSESAASPKPVQETMWRPW
- the E(spl)m4-BFM gene encoding enhancer of split m4 protein, whose protein sequence is MCQNKSNTNTMTIKSNKKLSYSVKKLLQKIFKQQQQRVEEEDQNLKNTLKANSLESLESMENSRNADLESASICASLESCENEANERLSQSCDMEDYDLEQLPTVPVHFVRTAHGTFFWTAVSDLPADNDLIEPLYCSTANEIAIPQDRWVQA
- the E(spl)m3-HLH gene encoding enhancer of split m3 protein codes for the protein MVMEMSKTYQYRKVMKPLLERKRRARINKCLDDLKDLMVECLQQEGEHVTRLEKADILELTVDHMRKLKQRGGLSLQGVVPSVGSPPTSTSTAHVESFRSGYVHAADQITQVLLQTQQTDEIGRKIMKFLSTRLIELQTQLLQQQQQQQQVPQSSGHLAFPLLGGYGPAAAAAAISYSSFLTSKDELIDVTSVDGNALSETASVSSQESGASEPVWRPW